The Streptomyces sp. NBC_01317 genomic interval CGTCCACGGCGCGGGGCAAGCCCTCGACCTCCCGCCAGGCGATCCCCGCCAGCATCTCGGGCGGCAGCCCGGCGTGCTCGGCGGCGGCGCGGAGGAGCGTGGAGTTGGCGGAGATGTAGGCGCGGCGATGGCGGTCGGCACGGGTGGGCAGCCAGTAGTTGTTCCCACGTCCCTCGGGCAGCGCGCCGAGCCGCCGCCGGATGAGGTGAAGCGCCTCGGAGACCGGGTGGTCACCCGCCCCTTCCACCCCCGTACCACCTGCACCGTCCCGGCCCTCCGCCCCCGTACCCACGGCCGAACGCCCCTCGCCAGTCGACACCGCCGCCGCCCCTTCCCCACCGGAACCACCCACGGCCCCACGCCCTCGTCCGTCCGTCCGTCCGCGCCCACCCTCCCATGATCACGACGGCTTCGGCGGTTCGTCGTCGTGCCAGAACAGTGACCCGTTCGCGGCCCTTCAGCCGATACAGAACTCGTTGCCCTCGATGTCCAGCATCGGAATGCGCGAATCGTTGCCGTCATACAGCGTTCGCACGGGTGCCGCGCCGAGCGGGACCCGTCGTGCGCACTCGGACTCCAGTGCGACGAGATCCCGGGGTTCACCGCCGTGCGAGTCGAGATTTCGTACGACCACTCCTCCTGGCCGGCCGCGTCCGCCGCACCGTACCCCGGGCACAGCACAGGGGCCCCGCACCGATTGATTCGGTGCGGGGCCCCTGCTCACTGCCTGTCTGCCCTGACGGACAGCCGGGTCAGATCCAACAACCAGTCGTGAAGACTAGACGTTGATCTTGGTGACCTGGCCGGCGCCCACGGTCCGGCCACCCTCGCGGATGGCGAACTTCAGGCCCTCTTCCATCGCGACGGGCTGGATCAGGTTGACGGTCATGAGGGTGTTGTCACCCGGCATGATCATCTCGGTGCCCTCGGGAAGGGTCACCACACCGGTCACGTCCGTCGTACGGAAGTAGAACTGCGGGCGGTAGTTGTTGAAGAAGGGGGTGTGACGACCACCCTCGTCCTTCGACAGGATGTAGGCCTGGGCCTCGAACTCGGTGTGCGGCGTGACCGAACCGGGCTTGATGATGACCTGGCCGCGCTCGACGTCCTCGCGCTTGATGCCACGGAGGAGCAGACCGACGTTCTCGCCCGCCTGGCCCTCGTCGAGCAGCTTGCGGAACATCTCGATGCCGGTGACCGTGGTGGTGGTCTTCTCGGTCTTGATACCGACGATGTCGACGGTCTCGTTGACCTTGAGGACACCACGCTCGATACGACCGGTGACGACCGTGCCACGACCGGTGATCGTGAAGACGTCCTCGATCGGCATGAGGAACGGCTTCTCGACGTCACGCTCGGGCTGCGGGATCGACTCGTCGACCGCGGCCATC includes:
- the tuf gene encoding elongation factor Tu, translating into MAKAKFERTKPHVNIGTIGHIDHGKTTLTAAITKVLHDAFPDLNEASAFDQIDKAPEERQRGITISIAHVEYQTESRHYAHVDCPGHADYIKNMITGAAQMDGAILVVAATDGPMPQTKEHVLLARQVGVPYIVVALNKADMVDDEEIMELVELEVRELLSEYDFPGDDLPVVRVSALKALEGDKEWGQSVLNLMAAVDESIPQPERDVEKPFLMPIEDVFTITGRGTVVTGRIERGVLKVNETVDIVGIKTEKTTTTVTGIEMFRKLLDEGQAGENVGLLLRGIKREDVERGQVIIKPGSVTPHTEFEAQAYILSKDEGGRHTPFFNNYRPQFYFRTTDVTGVVTLPEGTEMIMPGDNTLMTVNLIQPVAMEEGLKFAIREGGRTVGAGQVTKINV